From Pusillibacter faecalis, one genomic window encodes:
- a CDS encoding zinc-finger-containing protein, with protein MKRKSNRSKDSVLPGSGRLHCHCGSPAVLRSAEGLCRVHQEGAMAYVCSRYPDCDSFVMAHAKTLKPMGSLAGPELRRLRYNAHKEFNRLYQSGIMSKRDAYQWLGMIVQAPMAHAHIGHLGEYYCQVVIRESRKLYQERMGEKERLGKVSGGE; from the coding sequence ATGAAGAGAAAATCAAACCGCAGCAAGGATAGTGTACTGCCGGGTAGTGGGCGCCTACATTGCCACTGCGGCAGCCCTGCGGTTCTGCGCAGCGCGGAGGGTTTATGCAGGGTACACCAGGAGGGAGCGATGGCCTATGTCTGTTCCAGATATCCGGATTGTGATTCCTTTGTGATGGCACATGCAAAGACATTGAAGCCGATGGGCAGTTTGGCGGGACCGGAACTGAGGCGGCTACGCTATAACGCGCATAAGGAATTCAACCGTCTGTACCAGTCAGGGATCATGAGTAAGCGTGATGCTTATCAGTGGCTGGGCATGATTGTGCAGGCACCGATGGCTCACGCCCATATTGGGCATCTGGGAGAGTATTACTGTCAGGTGGTCATCCGGGAGAGCAGGAAACTGTATCAGGAACGGATGGGAGAGAAGGAGCGGTTAGGAAAGGTATCTGGAGGTGAATGA
- a CDS encoding YecA family protein: MAQKGLSHDVMEAAAPFTDLQNCLARKTIPQLRRLAANLHLNGTSKLRKNELIGVIRNDLLRPERLEAVLYGLEEPEWILFQKCAAADAYPLKTAAQGMEGILPFLGYLQAFQHENRQFYVVPKDVRAIYQELATASFLARKKRDNLIHSYAMAAVNLYGVIRQDDLITIFNSQNSKKLAEAELFPTLLRHIASMCGYVLWEEYLVHHGFEENEFRDVADLLTRIGSKPRYIPPKPEFLKYADIDYYEETAATLLMEQYLRRDMGLSHEDVNAVMSELHFAMLLEVRPVEYLNILRDCKIFISRKDLQIVLDILSEMANSTRLWSNNGRTPNEIFELYEQPRLNKLPSKTVKVGRNDLCPCGSGKKYKKCCGR; this comes from the coding sequence TTGGCACAGAAAGGACTCAGCCATGATGTTATGGAGGCGGCCGCACCATTCACGGATCTGCAGAACTGTCTGGCGAGGAAAACTATCCCCCAATTGCGCCGCCTCGCGGCAAATCTCCATTTAAATGGTACCTCTAAATTGCGAAAAAATGAATTGATCGGCGTAATCCGCAACGACTTACTGCGGCCCGAGCGGTTAGAAGCGGTCCTGTACGGCTTAGAAGAACCAGAGTGGATACTTTTTCAAAAATGCGCGGCAGCCGATGCCTACCCACTAAAAACGGCTGCACAGGGGATGGAAGGCATTCTACCCTTCCTAGGATATCTTCAGGCCTTTCAGCATGAGAATCGTCAATTTTACGTTGTACCGAAGGATGTGCGTGCAATCTACCAGGAATTGGCTACCGCCAGTTTCCTGGCACGCAAGAAACGCGACAACCTGATCCATTCCTACGCCATGGCGGCGGTTAATCTGTATGGCGTGATCCGCCAGGATGACCTGATCACCATTTTCAACAGCCAGAACAGTAAGAAACTCGCGGAGGCGGAACTTTTCCCCACCCTGCTCCGGCACATCGCCTCAATGTGCGGTTATGTGCTATGGGAGGAATACTTAGTCCATCACGGCTTCGAGGAAAATGAATTCCGTGATGTTGCGGACCTTTTGACCAGGATTGGAAGCAAGCCGCGATACATTCCCCCGAAGCCCGAGTTCCTCAAGTATGCAGATATCGACTACTATGAGGAAACCGCCGCCACACTGCTGATGGAGCAATACCTCCGACGTGATATGGGATTGAGCCACGAGGATGTGAATGCGGTCATGTCGGAACTCCACTTCGCCATGCTTCTGGAGGTACGCCCTGTTGAGTATCTGAATATTCTCCGTGACTGCAAGATATTTATTTCCCGGAAAGACCTGCAAATCGTTCTGGATATTCTGTCGGAAATGGCGAACAGCACACGGCTCTGGTCAAACAACGGGAGAACTCCGAACGAAATTTTTGAGTTGTACGAGCAGCCACGCCTCAATAAACTGCCATCCAAAACAGTAAAGGTCGGGCGTAACGATCTCTGCCCCTGTGGGAGTGGAAAGAAATATAAAAAGTGCTGCGGCAGATAG
- a CDS encoding heavy metal translocating P-type ATPase — MKFQIKHECRGRIRVQAMQQRMTLEQADMLEAWLLTLPQVERASVHERTRCAVIEYQGDRQDLLRALAGFSYQNHALAELVPLHSSRALNRAYEEKLVGMVAFKAVRSLFFPAPLRTAYAVVKAVPYLFRALRCLLRRQLHVELLDGISICLSMARRDFDTASSVMFLLRLGELLEEWTHKKSVENLARSMSLNIDRVWMKTEKGEELLPLHQVQAGDQVVVRMGGMIPLDGTIVEGEVMVNQASLTGESIPVPKRPGSSVYAGTVVEEGECVLTVTQQSGEGRYDKIVAMIEESEQLKSAAENHAAHLADQLVPYTLAGSALVYLLTRNVTRALSVLMVDFSCALKLSMPLAVLSAMSEASRFHVTVKGGKYLEAVAQADTIVFDKTGTLTHASPVVAQVIPFGGNKEPEMLRLAACLEEHFPHSMANAVVQAARERGLAHEEMHSQVEYLVAHGIASTVDGRRVIIGSAHFVFEDEGCTVPPGEQDAFDALPKQYSHLYLAVGGVLAAVICISDPLRVEAVDAVAALHDLGVGKIVMLTGDSERTAAAIAAQVGVDEYRAEVLPEDKARFVQAERAQGRTVVMIGDGINDSPALSAANVGIAISDGAAIAREIADITIAANDLFELVQLRRLSVALMNRIQSNYRFVIGFNGGLIALGALGILAPATSATLHNLSTLGISLRSMTNLLPPAKA, encoded by the coding sequence ATGAAATTTCAAATTAAACACGAATGCCGCGGACGAATCCGCGTTCAGGCCATGCAGCAGCGCATGACGCTGGAACAGGCCGACATGCTGGAGGCATGGCTGCTGACTCTGCCGCAGGTGGAGCGGGCGTCTGTCCATGAGCGGACCCGCTGCGCGGTGATTGAGTATCAGGGAGATCGGCAGGATTTACTAAGGGCCCTCGCCGGTTTTTCTTATCAGAATCATGCGCTGGCGGAATTGGTCCCGCTCCACAGCAGCCGGGCGCTCAATCGTGCCTATGAGGAAAAGCTGGTGGGTATGGTCGCGTTTAAGGCAGTCCGCTCCCTGTTTTTTCCGGCACCGCTGCGGACAGCCTACGCTGTTGTGAAAGCTGTTCCATACCTGTTCCGAGCACTCCGGTGTCTGTTGCGAAGACAGCTCCATGTAGAATTGCTGGACGGGATTTCTATCTGCTTGTCCATGGCGCGGCGGGACTTCGACACAGCCAGTTCTGTGATGTTCCTGCTACGGCTTGGCGAGTTGCTGGAGGAGTGGACCCACAAAAAGTCTGTGGAAAACCTAGCTCGGAGTATGTCTCTGAACATCGACCGGGTCTGGATGAAAACCGAAAAAGGAGAGGAACTGCTCCCGCTCCATCAGGTGCAGGCCGGGGATCAGGTAGTTGTCCGCATGGGCGGCATGATCCCACTAGACGGCACCATCGTGGAGGGCGAGGTCATGGTCAATCAGGCGTCCCTCACCGGAGAATCCATTCCTGTCCCCAAACGGCCCGGGAGTAGCGTCTATGCCGGCACGGTGGTGGAGGAGGGCGAATGCGTCCTCACGGTCACCCAGCAGTCCGGCGAGGGCCGCTATGACAAGATCGTAGCCATGATCGAGGAGTCGGAGCAGCTCAAGTCCGCGGCGGAGAATCACGCGGCACATCTGGCCGACCAGTTGGTGCCTTACACGCTGGCAGGGAGCGCACTGGTCTATCTGCTCACCCGCAATGTCACCCGTGCTCTGTCTGTGCTGATGGTGGACTTCTCCTGCGCTTTGAAACTGTCCATGCCTCTGGCGGTTCTCTCCGCCATGAGCGAGGCCAGCCGCTTCCATGTGACCGTGAAGGGCGGAAAGTACCTGGAGGCCGTGGCCCAGGCGGACACCATCGTCTTTGACAAGACTGGCACCTTGACCCATGCCAGCCCCGTGGTGGCCCAGGTGATCCCCTTTGGTGGGAACAAGGAGCCGGAAATGCTCCGTCTGGCCGCGTGCCTGGAGGAACACTTCCCGCACTCCATGGCCAACGCCGTGGTCCAGGCCGCCCGGGAGCGGGGGCTTGCCCACGAGGAGATGCACTCCCAGGTGGAGTACCTGGTGGCCCACGGCATCGCCAGCACGGTAGACGGCAGGCGGGTCATCATTGGCAGTGCCCACTTCGTCTTTGAGGATGAGGGCTGCACTGTCCCGCCGGGAGAGCAGGACGCCTTCGACGCCCTGCCTAAGCAGTACAGCCACCTGTATCTGGCGGTCGGCGGCGTACTGGCCGCAGTTATCTGTATCTCTGACCCCTTGCGCGTCGAGGCGGTGGATGCGGTAGCTGCCCTCCATGACCTGGGGGTGGGCAAGATCGTCATGCTCACTGGCGACAGTGAGCGCACTGCGGCAGCCATCGCCGCCCAGGTGGGAGTGGACGAGTACCGGGCTGAGGTGCTGCCGGAGGACAAGGCCCGTTTTGTGCAGGCCGAGCGCGCACAGGGCCGCACGGTGGTCATGATCGGCGATGGAATCAACGACTCCCCGGCTCTGTCCGCTGCCAATGTGGGCATCGCAATCAGCGATGGCGCCGCCATCGCCCGGGAGATCGCGGACATCACCATCGCGGCAAACGACCTGTTCGAACTGGTGCAGCTGCGGCGGCTGTCCGTGGCCCTGATGAACCGCATCCAGTCTAACTACCGCTTTGTCATCGGCTTCAATGGCGGACTCATCGCCTTGGGAGCCCTGGGCATCCTAGCGCCAGCCACCTCTGCCACGCTCCACAACCTGTCCACTCTGGGCATCAGCCTGCGCAGCATGACCAATCTGTTGCCGCCAGCAAAAGCATGA
- a CDS encoding ATP-binding protein, whose translation MELRNRTRYLKQLISFQDTDLIKVVTGIRRCGKSSLLELMEEHLRENGVAAEQIVSMNFESMQYADMDSKALYQAVMERKLAGKRLYLFFDEVQKVPQWQNAVNSFRIDLDCDIYVTGSNAFLLSSELSTYLSGRYVEVKMLPLSFAEFLDFQGYTVESYQSPAGGQRKRAIDKQGQMMDLRELFQAYIRFGGMPAISETGLDQKKVHMLLDGIYSAVVVRDILERGRRKEQRAITDALLLRKIILFLSDNIGNNTSIRSIGNTLVTEGLLEEGNRKSKPAVQTISAYIDALLESYIFYEVKRFDIKGKDYLRTLGKYYIVDTGLRNYLLGDRGGDTGHLLENIIYLELFRRGYDVAIGKLDDKEIDFIATSNGPKRYIQVTETMSDSETRKRELAPLMAVQDNYEKVVITMDQPLDTDINGIKIVNALDFLLDGETQ comes from the coding sequence ATGGAACTCAGGAACCGTACTCGGTATTTAAAGCAATTGATTTCGTTCCAGGACACAGACCTCATAAAAGTGGTCACCGGTATTCGGCGTTGTGGGAAGTCCAGCCTGCTGGAACTGATGGAAGAGCACCTTAGGGAAAACGGTGTGGCAGCGGAGCAGATCGTCTCTATGAATTTTGAGTCTATGCAGTACGCCGATATGGATAGCAAGGCTCTCTACCAAGCGGTAATGGAGCGGAAACTGGCGGGGAAGAGGCTTTACCTCTTTTTTGATGAGGTTCAAAAGGTCCCCCAGTGGCAGAATGCGGTCAACTCCTTTCGGATCGACCTAGACTGCGACATCTATGTAACCGGCTCCAATGCTTTTTTGCTCTCATCCGAGTTGTCCACCTACCTGTCCGGCCGATATGTGGAAGTGAAGATGCTGCCCCTCTCCTTTGCGGAATTCCTTGATTTTCAAGGGTACACAGTGGAGTCATATCAATCTCCCGCAGGCGGCCAACGGAAGCGGGCCATTGACAAACAGGGACAAATGATGGATTTGCGGGAACTGTTTCAGGCATACATCCGCTTCGGCGGGATGCCAGCCATTTCGGAAACCGGGCTTGATCAAAAAAAGGTCCATATGCTGCTGGATGGCATTTACTCTGCTGTGGTAGTGCGGGACATCCTGGAGCGCGGCCGCCGGAAGGAACAGCGGGCCATTACAGACGCACTGCTTTTGCGGAAGATCATCCTCTTTCTGTCCGACAACATTGGGAACAACACCTCGATCCGCTCCATCGGCAACACGCTTGTGACGGAGGGCCTCCTGGAGGAGGGGAACCGTAAGAGCAAGCCAGCCGTGCAGACCATCTCGGCCTATATAGACGCCCTGCTGGAGTCCTATATCTTCTATGAGGTCAAGCGGTTTGACATCAAGGGAAAGGATTATCTGCGGACACTGGGCAAGTATTATATCGTGGATACTGGCCTTCGCAATTACCTGCTGGGTGACCGGGGCGGTGACACCGGCCATCTGCTGGAGAATATCATATATTTGGAACTGTTCCGGCGTGGATACGATGTGGCGATTGGGAAACTGGACGATAAGGAGATCGATTTTATCGCAACCAGCAACGGCCCCAAAAGATATATCCAAGTGACCGAAACCATGAGTGATTCTGAAACACGGAAACGGGAACTGGCGCCTCTGATGGCGGTACAGGACAACTACGAGAAAGTCGTCATTACGATGGATCAGCCGCTGGATACCGACATCAACGGGATTAAGATCGTGAATGCGCTGGATTTCCTGCTGGATGGTGAAACACAGTAG
- a CDS encoding heavy-metal-associated domain-containing protein has product MLQYTIAVEGMACSMCEAHVNDAVRKAFPIKKVTSSHSKGQTQILCENRLDEDALRSAISATGYQVLSIQSAPYEKKGLFSFRK; this is encoded by the coding sequence ATGCTCCAATACACCATCGCAGTGGAAGGAATGGCCTGTTCCATGTGCGAAGCTCATGTCAACGACGCAGTCCGCAAGGCATTTCCCATTAAAAAGGTCACTTCGTCCCACAGCAAAGGGCAGACGCAGATCCTGTGTGAGAACAGATTAGATGAGGACGCCCTGCGCAGTGCGATCTCCGCCACAGGCTATCAGGTCCTTTCCATCCAGTCGGCCCCCTATGAGAAGAAGGGCCTCTTCTCCTTCCGAAAGTAA
- a CDS encoding helix-turn-helix transcriptional regulator, with translation MLDALLSWDGWTVTQLPAEQAAIFRLEGAPPSEEFPFIQESEALEILFCRKGGLILEWAGHRRLSLSADQVLFLPVRTEAYRGQFASESFYGALIRMEAKAAWSALRAMHSDLGESISRAWNDPCMLKAALWSEALFSALDYMQPGHIGDYYVIKALEVLFLLHAQREGLALPPQCDYHTHSQIETIREIQKYLVGHLDERLTIQILSQQFRISGTALKSCFRQVYGVPIHQYLLEQRMAQAAELLATTTQSVLQISTAVGYSSVSQFGIAFKQRYHMPPSQFRRNANKNPFATVFVRNG, from the coding sequence ATGCTGGATGCACTTTTATCCTGGGACGGCTGGACCGTCACCCAGTTGCCCGCGGAGCAGGCGGCTATCTTCCGACTGGAGGGAGCACCCCCCTCGGAAGAGTTCCCGTTTATCCAGGAGTCGGAGGCTCTGGAGATCCTATTTTGCCGCAAAGGCGGGCTTATTTTGGAATGGGCCGGCCACCGGCGTCTTAGCCTTAGCGCCGATCAGGTATTGTTTCTCCCAGTCCGTACAGAAGCGTATCGGGGCCAGTTTGCTTCGGAGTCATTCTATGGTGCCCTTATTCGGATGGAAGCGAAAGCCGCGTGGTCGGCCCTGCGTGCTATGCACTCCGACTTGGGAGAGTCCATCTCCCGTGCCTGGAATGATCCTTGTATGCTGAAGGCAGCACTCTGGAGCGAAGCTCTGTTTTCTGCCCTGGACTATATGCAGCCGGGACATATCGGAGATTACTATGTCATCAAGGCGCTGGAGGTTTTGTTCCTGCTCCATGCACAGCGAGAGGGGCTGGCCTTACCTCCGCAGTGTGATTACCATACACATAGTCAGATTGAAACCATACGCGAGATTCAGAAATACTTGGTGGGGCACCTGGATGAGCGACTGACGATTCAGATACTGTCCCAACAGTTTCGAATCTCCGGCACAGCGTTGAAGTCCTGTTTCCGTCAGGTGTATGGAGTCCCGATTCACCAGTATCTCCTGGAACAGCGCATGGCCCAGGCCGCGGAACTCCTCGCTACTACGACCCAGAGCGTGCTCCAGATCTCTACAGCAGTAGGATATTCCAGCGTCAGCCAGTTCGGCATCGCGTTCAAGCAGCGCTACCATATGCCTCCCTCCCAATTTCGACGGAATGCAAATAAAAATCCATTTGCAACGGTTTTCGTCCGAAACGGATAG
- a CDS encoding DUF6110 family protein, whose protein sequence is MNIYKGVGLFASGVLFGSAGFKLLSSKDAKKAYTHATAAALRVKESVMETVTSVQENAADILASAKEINEQRAKAEEAASVECSEA, encoded by the coding sequence ATGAATATCTATAAGGGAGTAGGTCTGTTCGCCAGCGGCGTGCTGTTCGGCTCTGCTGGCTTCAAGCTGCTGTCCAGCAAGGACGCGAAGAAAGCCTATACACACGCCACTGCCGCGGCTCTGCGGGTAAAGGAGTCCGTGATGGAGACGGTCACCTCTGTCCAGGAAAATGCCGCTGATATCTTGGCCTCCGCCAAGGAAATCAATGAGCAGCGTGCGAAGGCGGAGGAGGCTGCCAGCGTAGAGTGTTCTGAAGCGTAA
- a CDS encoding sigma-70 family RNA polymerase sigma factor: MLKPLTNEQQIKVEENMGLVGKVIQDCVHTLGTGCIYDYDDLFQIGCIGLCKAAQTDQPGYNVAFSTYAYRLIRNEIYTQLEYATRRGREVATDPDEMPCSVLDDETTEQREASLSLLHFLDRAEADATGVAAKGMQAIRLLAEGYSNREIGELFGVPANYVTAWVAKARKVLKRQRDYEYSGALS; this comes from the coding sequence ATGTTGAAGCCGTTGACGAATGAACAGCAAATCAAGGTGGAGGAGAATATGGGCTTGGTGGGGAAGGTGATCCAGGACTGTGTGCATACATTGGGCACGGGCTGCATCTATGACTATGACGACCTGTTCCAGATTGGATGCATTGGCCTATGTAAAGCCGCCCAGACGGACCAGCCAGGGTATAACGTGGCCTTTTCGACCTATGCCTACCGCCTGATCCGCAATGAGATCTATACACAGTTGGAGTACGCAACACGCCGGGGCAGGGAAGTGGCCACCGATCCAGATGAGATGCCGTGTTCGGTACTGGACGATGAGACCACAGAACAGCGGGAGGCAAGCCTCAGTCTCCTTCACTTTTTGGATCGAGCCGAGGCAGACGCCACCGGAGTGGCTGCAAAAGGGATGCAGGCCATCCGGCTGCTCGCTGAAGGATACAGCAACCGTGAGATTGGAGAACTGTTTGGCGTACCGGCCAACTATGTTACAGCGTGGGTTGCTAAGGCGAGGAAGGTCCTAAAACGGCAGAGAGACTATGAGTATTCGGGGGCGCTTTCCTGA